One genomic segment of Methylocystis sp. SC2 includes these proteins:
- a CDS encoding tryptophanase, with product MTDSPVGFLLSTASISVRTIIEPFRIKMTEALPITTRSEREVLLARAFNNVFLLDADHVTIDLLTDSGTGAMSDRQWAALMLGDESYAGSRSWRRFERTVREITGFKHIFPTHQGRAAERILAATRLQKGNIVPNNGHFDTTRANIEYVGAVATDLPSTEARELHSEKLFKGNMDLARLEQLIESEGAGNIPFCMLTVTNNTGGGQPVSMENVRSVKQILERRNIPLMIDACRFAENAFFIKEREQGFADRSLLEIAREMFSFADGATMSAKKDGLANIGGFLACNNDSWADDFRNLLILTEGFPTYGGLAGRDLEAISVGLLEALEYDYQRYRHATVEYVASALISRDIPIVRPAGGHAIFIDAAALCPHLRASDYPGIGLVNALYLEGGVRAVELGSVMFGKPAPEGGKEIAAPHELVRLAFPRRVYTQSHFDYLIEVLDAIGRRRESIEAYRITEQAPFLRHFTAHYERAG from the coding sequence GTGACCGACAGCCCGGTCGGTTTTCTGCTTTCAACCGCGAGCATTTCCGTGAGAACGATCATCGAGCCGTTTCGCATCAAGATGACCGAGGCGCTGCCCATCACCACGCGCAGCGAGCGCGAAGTCCTTCTTGCAAGAGCGTTCAACAATGTCTTCCTTCTCGACGCCGACCACGTCACCATCGACCTGCTGACCGACAGCGGCACGGGCGCCATGTCCGACCGCCAATGGGCGGCTCTCATGCTCGGCGACGAAAGCTACGCCGGCAGTCGCTCCTGGCGGCGCTTCGAGCGAACCGTGCGCGAGATTACCGGCTTCAAACACATTTTCCCGACGCATCAGGGGCGCGCCGCCGAGCGCATTCTGGCTGCGACGCGTTTGCAAAAAGGGAACATCGTTCCCAACAACGGTCACTTCGATACGACGCGGGCGAACATCGAATATGTCGGCGCCGTCGCGACGGACTTGCCGTCGACCGAAGCGCGCGAACTGCATTCTGAGAAGCTGTTCAAGGGAAATATGGACCTCGCGCGACTCGAACAATTGATCGAGTCCGAAGGCGCCGGAAATATTCCTTTCTGCATGCTCACGGTGACCAACAACACCGGCGGAGGCCAACCGGTGTCCATGGAGAACGTCCGGAGCGTCAAGCAAATCTTGGAAAGGCGCAACATTCCGCTGATGATCGACGCATGCCGCTTTGCGGAAAACGCATTCTTCATCAAAGAACGCGAGCAGGGCTTCGCCGATCGGAGCCTGCTGGAAATTGCTCGGGAAATGTTTTCATTCGCCGATGGGGCGACGATGAGCGCAAAGAAGGACGGGCTCGCAAATATCGGAGGATTTCTCGCCTGCAACAATGATTCTTGGGCCGATGACTTTCGCAACCTGCTCATCCTGACGGAAGGATTTCCGACATATGGCGGTCTCGCCGGCCGTGATCTGGAGGCGATCTCCGTCGGCTTGTTGGAGGCGTTGGAATATGACTATCAGCGCTATCGGCATGCGACCGTCGAATATGTGGCGTCGGCGCTGATCTCGCGCGACATACCGATCGTGCGTCCCGCCGGCGGCCACGCCATATTCATCGACGCGGCCGCGCTTTGCCCGCATTTGCGAGCCAGCGACTATCCCGGCATCGGGCTCGTCAACGCGCTTTACCTCGAAGGCGGCGTTCGCGCCGTCGAGCTCGGCAGCGTCATGTTCGGAAAGCCCGCGCCAGAGGGGGGAAAGGAAATTGCAGCGCCGCACGAATTGGTGCGGCTGGCGTTCCCTCGCCGGGTCTATACGCAGAGCCATTTCGACTATCTGATCGAGGTGCTGGACGCCATCGGCCGTCGGCGCGAGTCAATCGAAGCCTACCGGATCACTGAACAGGCGCCATTTCTGCGGCACTTCACCGCCCATTACGAACGCGCCGGCTGA